The nucleotide sequence AGCTAGATAAGGAAAAAATAAAAGAATCTATTGCAGATGTGAAACGATGTAAAGATATACTGCCAATTAATGATGTTATTAGTAAAATCGCAGTTTATTTTAATATTAATACCAAGCGTGAGTTTATCACGAAAGTAGAGTAAAAATTAAATTTATAGACCGCAATACATTAAAAAACAATTGATTGCGGTTTTTTTGTGCCCAAGATTTATGTATACTCTGATTTAATTTTATATTAATGCGTTTGACATGTCTATACTGTTGAGGTAATATATAATTTATTAGTTATGTATACTCTAAGATAAATCTTATGGCTACCATACAAGCAAGAGCTTCAAGAGGTAATAAATATTGGTATATCGTTGAATCAAGAAGGGTTAACGGAAAACCGAGGCCTATTATGCTCGCGTATTTAGGGAAAGCAAACGATCTATTAAAACGCTTACAAAGCACAACCGACAAGATTAAATTAAAATCATACTCTCATGGCGCGATAGCAGCATTACTTAAAACCGCACAAGAATTGGATGTTTGTAACGTTATAAACAAACATATCGAGTCAAAAAGGAAAAATACCACAAAATATCCTATCAGAAATAATTTAACAGCAGGAGCAACTTTTTTGTTGGCAGCAATAGGTCGTCTTTGCATGCCGACAAGCAAAAGAGGGTTTTATGATTGGGCAAAAAATACATCATTAGAGTATTTATTAAGAACCAATCTAAGCAAACTTGATAGCCAACACTTTTGGGATTTAATGGATGCTCTTCCGGTTGAAAATATTGATGCTGTAGAGCAAGAGCTGTTAAAAAAAGTTTTTGAAACCTATAAGATCGACACTAGCAGTTTATTTTTTGATACAACTAATTTTTTTACATATATCCACACAACCAACGAGCATTGTACTATTGCAAAAAGAGGCAAAAACAAACAAAAAAGAGCTGACTTAAGGCAAATTGGGCTTGCTATGGTTGTAGCAAAAGAAAGCATGGTGCCGCTATTTCATTTAACATATGAAGGAAATAGACATGATTCTGTGATTTTTAGTTCAGTCATACACAAGCTAAAAGAAAGAATGGCTTTTTTAAATATGGACATTAAAAATCATACTGTAATATTTGATCGAGGTAACAACTCGAAGAAGAATCTAAACTTAATAAAAGCAGATGGGCTACACTATGTTGGTGCGCTGGTGCCATATCAACACAAAGAATTAGTAAACGAAGCTTTTAATAATCTTGGGGAGGCAGAAATTGCTGGAAATTTGTTGCACGTTTATAGAAGCAAGAAAAACATCTGGGATGAAGAGAGAACTGTAATTGTTTTTATATCTGA is from Candidatus Babeliales bacterium and encodes:
- a CDS encoding IS1634 family transposase, coding for MATIQARASRGNKYWYIVESRRVNGKPRPIMLAYLGKANDLLKRLQSTTDKIKLKSYSHGAIAALLKTAQELDVCNVINKHIESKRKNTTKYPIRNNLTAGATFLLAAIGRLCMPTSKRGFYDWAKNTSLEYLLRTNLSKLDSQHFWDLMDALPVENIDAVEQELLKKVFETYKIDTSSLFFDTTNFFTYIHTTNEHCTIAKRGKNKQKRADLRQIGLAMVVAKESMVPLFHLTYEGNRHDSVIFSSVIHKLKERMAFLNMDIKNHTVIFDRGNNSKKNLNLIKADGLHYVGALVPYQHKELVNEAFNNLGEAEIAGNLLHVYRSKKNIWDEERTVIVFISDGLKAGQIGWVYNLLDKAKKELTSLQSEINEKPLKQRDKEKLEQKITRITRDKKISDLISWSLTHDEGKYQLNYLVDQEKLQALEDKFGVRILMTDRHDWNTEEIIKAYHGQAFIEQAFKNLKNPYHLAIRPQFHWTDQKIKVHYFICVLGYLLATLLWKQAKEKINFTGTLDNFLDYLNNIRLAVMLETAEDEKKGCVKAIYKLEEASEDENLLIQEFAIDRYHIERRKLSGVGVYT